A genomic segment from Ochotona princeps isolate mOchPri1 chromosome 11, mOchPri1.hap1, whole genome shotgun sequence encodes:
- the TADA2B gene encoding transcriptional adapter 2-beta — translation MAELGKKYCVYCLAEVSPLRFRCTECQDIELCPECFSAGAEIGHHRRYHGYQLVDGGRFTLWGPEAEGGWTSREEQLLLDAIEQFGFGNWEDMAAHVGASRTPQEVMEHYVSMYIHGNLGKACIPDTIPNRVTDHTCPSGGPLSPSLTTPLPPLDISVAEQQQLGYMPLRDDYEIEYDQDAETLISGLSVNYDDDDVEIELKRAHVDMYVRKLRERQRRKNIARDYNLVPAFLGRERKEKAQALRRKVTKEEKELRLKLRPLYQFMSCKEFDDLFENMHKEKVLRAKIRELQRYRRNGITKMEESAEYEAARHKREKRKESRSLAGSRRGREDGKDGELAAIENLPGFELLSDREKVLCSSLNLSPARYVTVKTIIIRDHLQKRQGIPSKSRLPSYLDKVLKKRILNFLTESGWISRDTA, via the exons ATGGCGGAGCTGGGGAAGAAGTACTGCGTGTACTGCCTGGCCGAGGTGAGCCCGCTGCGCTTCCGCTGCACCGAGTGCCAGGACATCGAGCTGTGCCCCGAGTGCTTCTCGGCCGGCGCCGAAATCGGCCACCACCGCCGCTACCACGGCTACCAGCTGGTGGACGGCGGGCGCTTCACGCTCTGGGGACCCGAGGCCGAGGGCGGCTGGACCAGCCGGgaggagcagctgctgctggacGCCATCGAGCAGTTCGGCTTCGGAAACTGG GAGGACATGGCCGCGCACGTGGGCGCGTCCCGGACGCCGCAGGAGGTGATGGAGCACTACGTGAGCATGTACATCCACGGCAACCTGGGCAAGGCCTGCATCCCCGACACCATCCCCAACCGCGTGACGGACCACACGTGCCCGAGCGGAGGCCCGCTCTCGCCCAGCCTCACCACGCCGCTGCCCCCGCTGGACATCTCGGTGgccgagcagcagcagctgggctaCATGCCGCTGCGCGACGACTACGAGATCGAGTACGACCAGGACGCCGAGACGCTCATCAGCGGGCTGTCGGTCAACTACGACGACGACGACGTGGAGATCGAGCTGAAGCGCGCGCACGTGGACATGTATGTGCGCAAGCTCAGGGAGCGGCAGCGGCGCAAGAACATTGCCCGCGACTACAACCTGGTGCCCGCCTTcctgggcagggagaggaaggagaaggcgCAGGCGCTGAGGCGCAAGGTCACCAAGGAGGAGAAGGAGCTGCGGCTCAAGCTGCGGCCGCtctaccagttcatgtcctgcaaGGAGTTCGACGACCTGTTCGAGAACATGCACAAGGAGAAGGTGCTGCGGGCCAAGATCCGGGAGCTGCAGCGCTACCGGCGCAACGGCATCACCAAGATGGAGGAGTCGGCCGAGTACGAGGCGGCGCGGCACAAGCGGGAGAAGCGGAAGGAGAGTAGGAGCCTGGCGGGCTCCAGGCGGGGCAGGGAGGACGGCAAGGACGGCGAGTTGGCGGCCATCGAGAACCTGCCGGGCTTCGAGCTGCTGTCCGACCGCGAGAAGGTGCTGTGCAGCTCGCTCAACCTCAGCCCCGCACGCTACGTGACGGTCAAGACCATCATCATCAGGGACCACCTGCAGAAGCGCCAGGGCATCCCCTCCAAGAGCCGCCTGCCCAGCTACCTGGACAAGGTCCTCAAGAAAAGGATTTTGAACTTCCTCACGGAGAGCGGCTGGATATCCAGGGACACCGCCTGA
- the GRPEL1 gene encoding grpE protein homolog 1, mitochondrial — protein sequence MAARCVRLARRGLPALALSLRSSPRLLCTAARQNSGPVEEDAGPGESKGEPAAAEKSLREEKVRLEEQLKETTEKYKRALADTENLRQRSQKLVEEAKLYGIQGFCKDLLEVADILEKATQSVPQEEVRDDNPHLKSLYEGLVMTEVQIQKVFAKHGLLRLDPVGAKFDPYEHEALFHTPVEGKEAGTVALVSKVGYKLHGRTLRPALVGVVKEA from the exons ATGGCGGCGCGGTGTGTGAGGCTGGCGCGGCGCGGTCTGCCGGCTTTGGCGTTGTCCCTCAG GTCATCCCCCCGGCTGCTGTGCACGGCTGCCAGGCAGAACAGCGGCCCGGTGGAGGAGGACGCGGGGCCCGGAGAGTCCAAGGGTGAGCCGGCAGCGGCCGAGAAGAGCCTGCGGGAGGAGAAAGTCAGGCTGGAGGAGCAGCTGAAGGAGACCACG GAGAAGTACAAGCGCGCCCTGGCCGACACAGAGAACTTGAGACAGAGGAGCCAGAAGTTGGTGGAGGAGGCCAAGTTATACG GCATCCAGGGCTTCTGCAAGGACCTGCTGGAGGTGGCCGACATCCTGGAGAAGGCCACGCAGAGCGTCCCACAGGAAGAGGTGCGGGACGACAACCCACACCTCAAGAGCCTCTACGAGGGGCTGGTCATGACCGAGGTCCAGATTCAGAAAGTGTTCGCCAAGCACGGCCTGCTGCGGCTCGACCCTGTTGGGGCCAAGTTTGACCCTTATGAGCATGAGGCCTTGTTCCACACGCCGGTGGAGGGTAAAGAGGCGGGCACGGTGGCATTGGTGAGCAAGGTGGGCTACAAGCTGCATGGGCGCACCTTACGGCCCGCCCTGGTGGGGGTGGTGAAGGAGGCGTAG